The genomic segment GGCGAACACGCATCCGACCGCTGTGCGGGGAACCCGGACGGAGACGGTGGGCTGTCCCCCGCCGCCGCCGTGCCGGACACTGACCGCACACCGGCAGCGGGCCGGCACGAGGGAGGACATGTATGCGGGTGACGGGCGGCAGCGGGGGAAGTCCGCTGGACTCCCCGTGGTGGCGCGGGGCCGCCGCACTGGCGGCGGGGGCGCTGCCGGCCCTGGTCTTTCCGGCGCCGGGGCTGTGGTGGCTGGCGTACACCGCGCTCGTGCCCTGGCTGCTGCTGATCCGCTCCGCTCCCACGGGCCGCCGCGCGGCGCTCGACGGCTGGCTGGGCGGTACGGGCTTCCTGCTGGCGGTGCACCACTGGCTGATGCCGAGCCTGCACGTCTTCATCCTGCTGCTGGCCGGGCTGCTGGGGCTGCTCTGGGCGCCCTGGGGGCTGCTGGTGCGGCGGCTGCTGTCCGGGCGGCCCGGTGCCCGTTCGGTGGCGGCGGCACTGGTGCTGGTGCCGTCCGGGTGGCTGATGGTGGAACTGGTGCGCTCCTGGGAGTACCTGGGCGGTCCGTGGGGGCTGCTCGGCGCCGGTCAGTGGCAGGTGCCGCCGGCTCTGCGGCTCGCCTCGCTCGGCGGGGTGTGGCTGGTGAGCCTGGTGCTGGTGGCGGTGAACACCGCGCTCGCCGTGCTCGTCGCGGTGCCGGGCGCCCGCCGGGCGGGGCTGGTGGGCGTGCTGGCGTGCGCCGCGGTGGCCGGTACCGCCTGGTCGGCGGGACCGCTTCCGGAGCGCTCCGGGCAGGCCCGTATCGGTCTGGTCCAGCCGGGGATCGTGAACGGTGTGGGCAGCGTGGACCGGCGCTTCGACCGGGAGGCCGAGCTGACCCGCCGGCTGGCGGGGCGCCGGGTGGACCTGGTGGTGTGGGGCGAGAGCAGCGTCGGCCGGGACCTGCGGGACCGCCCGGACCTGGAACGGCGGCTGGCGGCCCTGTCCCGGGAGGTGGGCGCCGGAATCCTGGTCAATGTGGACGCCCGCCGCTCCGACCGGCCGGGGATCTACAAGAGTTCGGTGCTCGTCGGTCCGGACGGGGTGACCGGGGAGCGCTACGACAAGATGCGGCTGGTGCCCTTCGGCGAGTACGTCCCGGCCCGCTCCCTGCTGGGCTGGGCCACCTCCGTGGGAAGGGCCGCGACCGAGGACCGCCGCCGCGGCACCGCCCCGGTGGTGACGGAGACCCCCGCCCCGGCGCGCGCGTCCGGTGAGCGGCTGCGGATCGGGCCGCTGGTGTGCTTCGAATCGGCGTTCCCGGACATGAGCCGCCATCTCGTCCACGAGGGCGCCGAGATGGTGATCGCCCAGTCGGCGACCTCCTCGTTCCAGGACAGCTGGGCCCCGCAGCAGCACGCCTCGCTGGCGGCGCTGCGCGCGGCGGAGACCTGGCGGCCGTTCGTGCACGCGACCCTGACCGGGGTCAGCGCGGTGCACGGGCCCCGCGGTGAGCGGATCGGGGTCCGGCTCGGCACGGACAGCAGCACGGCCTCCGTCTACGAGGTGCCGCTCGCCCGGGGGACCAGCCCGTATGTGCGCTTCGGCGACTGGGCGGTTTACGGAGCCGTCCTGGCGCTCGCCCTGTTCTGCCTCCGCGAGGTCATCCGGCGCCTGTCCCGCCGCCGGACATCCCCGAAGCCGCCGTCACCACCCGCTCGCACAGCTCATGCGTCGCCAGGGCGTCCTCGGCGGTGAGCAGCCGGCCCGCGCGCACGGCGTCCAGGAAGAACAGCGCCGCCTGCTCGATGCCGCGCTGCCGGGCGACCGGCACCCAGTCGCCGCGGCGGCGCACGCTGGGCTGGCCCTTGTGGTCGGTGATCTCGGCGAGGTTGGCCACCTGGCGCTTGGTGTCCTGCCCGGAGACCTCCAGGATCTCCTCGGCGGAGCCGCTCATCCGGTTCATCACGCCGATGGCCGTGAAGCCGTCGCCGGAGAGCTGGAGCACCACGTGGTGGAGCAGCCCGTCCCGGACCCGGGTGCGCACGTCGACGTGCTCGGCGGTGCCCGGCAGCAGGAAGCGCAGGGTGTCCACGACGTGGATGAAGTCGTCCAGGACGAACGTCCGCGGGTCCTCGGGCAGGCCGATCCGGTTCTTCTGCATCAGGATCAGGTCGCGTGGGTGGTCCCGGCACTGCGCGTAGGCGGGTGCGAAGCGGCGGTTGAAGCCGACGAAGAGGCTGACCCGCCGCTCGGCGGCCAGCCGGACGATCCGCTCGGAGTCGGCGTAGTGGTACGCGATCGGCTTGTCGACGTGCACCGGTACCCCGGCCTCCGCGAGCCGGGTGACGATGCCTGCGTGGGTGCTGGTCGGCGCGTGGACGAAGGCCGCGTCCAGGCCGGCGCCGAGGAGCGAGTCGAGGGTCGCGTGGCGCTGCCGTTCGGGGATGCGGTGGCTGTCGGCGACCTGGGCCAGAGTCGCCGGAGTGCGGGTGTGCAGGTGGAGTTCGAGGCCCGGCTGGGCGGCGAGCACCGGCAGATACGCCTTCCGCGCGATGTCCCCGAGCCCGATGCAGCCGACTCTGAGCGGGGCGGGGTTCACCAAGGCTCTACTCCCGGTCCTGCACGTCCCGCCGGCCCCGGACGGCCGGAGGATTCCGTGGGCGGTCAGCATACGGGGGGCTCGGCGGGCTCCAGTCGGCGATGCCGTCGAGACTGCGCAGGGCCACCTGGGAACCGAGCTTGTTGACGGCCGCGAAGAGGGCCGTCCGCAGGGCGCAGACGGGCGCGGAGGACCAGGTGGTGAGCCGGCCGATGCGGCCGGAGCGCCTGACGACCTCCATGGTGCGGTCCAGCCGGGCCTCCGTGTAGGCGGCCAGGGCGTGGACCGTTCCGTCCGGGGCCGCGCCGCCGGGGGCGGCTGTCCGGGCAGGGCCGCCGACGGGGCCACCGGCAGGGCCGTCCGGCGTCGCGCGGGCGGTGAGGAGCGCGAGGACCACGGCGTCCTCGACGGCCTGGCAGCCGCCCTGGCCGAGGTTGGGGGTCATGGGGTGGGCGGCGTCGCCGACGAGGGCCACCCGGCCCCGGTGGTACGCGGGCAGCGCGGCCGCGGCGGCGTACACGTCGTTGCGCAGGATGTCCCCCGGCCGGACGGCGGCGAGGAGGGCCGGGACGGGGTGGTGCCAGCCGCCGAAGCGCCGGAGCAGCTCGGCCCGCTCGTCGTCGGCCGCCCTGCCGCCGGCCGGGACGGCAGCGGTGGCGAAGACGTAGACCCGCCCGTCGTGCAGCGGGACCGTCCCCCAGACGAGCCCGCGGCCCCAGGTCTCGTGCGGCTCGAACGGCTGCTCGGGCTCGGGAACGACGAAGCGCCAGGCGGTGAACCCGGCGTACCGGGGCGCGGGCGCCGCGGGGAAGAGGGTGCGCCGGGCCGCCGAATGGATGCCGTCGGCGGCGACGACGAGTTCGGCGTCCAGCGTGGCGGGGTACGCGCCGCCGGCCGGGGGCACCACCGCGTCCGGCGCGGCGGAGGCCCTGTCCGGGCCCGTGCTCCCGCCGCCGCCCGACCGGACGCCCGGACCGGCTTCCGCGGCGGTCACGGTGACGCGGGCGGGGCGGTCCGGAGCGCCGGGGTCGGTGATCTCCCCGGCGGCCCCCGTCCGGACGGATCCCGCGGGCAGCCGGGAGAGGAGCAGGTCGACGAGGGCGGCGCGGTGGGCGATCACCACCGGGCCGCCGAAGCGCTCGGCCGCGGCGTCGCTCGTCGTGCGGGAGAGCCAGCGGCCGCCGGGCAGCCGCAGTCCGCCGCCCGCCTGCCACGCGGACATCGCGCGGACGGCGTCACCCGCGTCGATGACGTCCAGCGCGCGCTGGGCGTTGGGCGCGAGCGCGATCCCGGCGCCGACGGGCTCCAGAGCGGCGCTGCGTTCGAGGACGGTCACGGACCATCCGTGGCGGTGCAGCGCGGCGGCGGCGGTGAGCCCGCCGATGCCGCCGCCGATGACGACGGCTCGGGGCTGGGTCATGGTCCCTCCACAGATGTCACTACAGCTGTAGTTCCCTTGGTGTGAGCGTACTACAGCTGTAGTGACAGCGGTAGATTGGGCGGCATGGTCACCGGAGCACCCCGCGCGTCCCGCCTCACCCTGGTCGCCGACACGGCGATCGGCCTGCTCGCGGAGCGCGGCCTGCGCGGGCTGACGCACCGGGCGGTGGACGAGGCGGCCGGTCTGCCGCAGGGCTCCACGTCCAATCTCGCCCGGACCCGGGCCGCGCTGCTGGAACTCGCCGTCCGGCGGCTGGCCGAGCGGGAGCGCGCGGTCCTCGCCCCCGGGGAGGGCGGGCTCCCGCTCTCCGGCGGGCTCGACGGGCTGGCCGACACCCTGGCCTCGGCCCTCCACCGCTATCTCTCCGGGCACCGCAGGCTGCTGGTCGCCCGCTGCGAACTGGCCCTGGAGGCCACCCGCCGGCCGGAGCTGCGGGCCGTCTACGACGCGCAGGGCCGGGTGTTCCGGGAGATGGTGGAGGAGATGCTGACCGCTCTCGGCTCCCGCGCCCCGCGGCGGCACACCCTCTCCCTGATCGCCTGGTGCGACGGGATTCTCTTCTCCTGCACGGCCGGGTCCTTCCACACGGCCACTCCGGGCCGGGAGGAACTCCGCGAGGACATCCGGGAGCTGCTGGCCGGAATGCTCGTCCGGGGGTCACGCCTCGTCTCCGGGCCGCGCCACCGCGCCGCTCCGCAGGAGTGACGGACCGTCGCCCCGGGGCGTCCTCCCGCCTCCGGCGCCGGCGGGGAAGGCCGCGGGCCCGGGGAGCACTCCGGCCGCCGCGAGACGGGCGGCCGGACACCCCCGGAGCGCCGGAACCTCTACGGCGACTGCCCGGCACCGTCCGCCAGCCGCGTCTCCATCCGGTCGATCGCGGCGAGGACCCCGGCGGCGTACGGACCGGTGGTGGCGTCACCGGTGTCCAGCACGGCCGAGGCGGCGCGGGCCCGGGCCAGCTCCGCCCGCGCCCGCCCGGTCCGGCCCAGCTTGGCGTAGTCGGCCGCGAGGTTGAGGTGCAGCGAGGGGTAGAAGCCGCGCGGCCCCACGGCCGCGTCGTGCCGCCGCACCCGTCCCTCCGAGAGGGAGTCCGCGGCGGCCAGGGCCCGCAGGTCCCACTCCAGCTCGCACTCCGGGTCGTCCTGGGTGTCGGCCATGTAGTGGGCGATGGTGCAGCGGTGCAGGCCGTCGCCGCCCTCCCCGGCCTCCTCCCACAAGCGGGCGAAGCGGTCCCGGGCCTCCTCCCGGTCACCGGCGTGCAGGAGCATGACCACCTGCCCGATCCTCGTCATCAGCGGGTCGTCACCACCGCTCTCCCGGGAGGCGGACTCCCGCCGCTCTTCCTCCTGCACCGGCACCTCCGGTCCCTTCCGCGTTCCTGTTCACCGCCGTCCTCCGACGCGCGGCCCGTCCCGTCCTCCGACGCTAACCACACCACCCGGCCCCCGCGCGGCCACCGGCCCACCCGGCGCAGCGGACGGCCGGGCGGGCCCGGGCGGACGGATGCCGGGCGGGGGCTCGGCCCCGGGTCCGGAAAGCTCAGCCCAGGTCCGGTATGCGCCAGTCGATCGGGGTGTGGCCGTGGTCGGCGACGGCCTTGTCGATCTGGCTGAAGGGCCGGCTCCCGAGGAACTTCTTCGCCGACAGCGGCGACGGGTGCGCCCCCTGCACCACCGTGTGCCGCTCGGTGTCGATCAGGGGCAGCTTCTTCTTGGCGTAGTTCCCCCACAGCACGAAGACGGCCGGGTCGGGCCGGGCGGCGACGGCGCTGATCACGGCATCCGTGAAGCGCTCCCAGCCCTTGCCCTTGTGCGAGTTGGCCTCGCCGGCCCGGACGGTCAGCACGGCGTTGAGCAGCAGGACCCCCTGCTCGGCCCAGGGCATCAGGAAGCCGTTGTCCGGGACCGGGTGGCCGAGGTCCTCCTTCAGCTCCTTGTAGATGTTCCGCAGCGACGGCGGGACCCGCACCCCGGGGCGGACGGAGAAGCACAGCCCGTGGCCCTGGCCCTCGCCGTGGTACGGGTCCTGCCCGAGGACGAGCACCTTCACCCGGTCGTACGGCGTCGCGTGCAGCGCCGCGAAGACCTCCTCGCGCGGCGGGTACACCGGCCCGGCCGCCCGCTCCTCCTCGACGAAGGCCATGAGCTCCGCGAAGTACGGCTTCTCCAGCTCTTCGCCGAGGACGCCTCGCCAGGACTCGGGCAGCATGTCGGTCACGTCAACAACCTCCGGGGTCGATCGGAACGGTCCCCAGAACGTACCGGCGGGCACTGACAACGCCCCGCCGGGGTACGGGAGAACGGCGTGCGGCGAGGGGAACGGGGCCGGCCCCCTTGCGCCCCTTCCCCCTCCGTCCCGTATCCGTCAGGCCGCGTCCAGCCGGGCCCGCGCCTCCGCGTCCAGGCCGAGCTCGGCGGCGGCCAGCAGCTCGTCGAGCTGGGCGACCGTGCTGACCCCCAGGACCGGCAGCACGGGCACGCGGCCGCCGAGCATCCAGGCCTGCACCACCTGGTTCGGCGTGGCCCCGCTCTCCGCGGCCACCTCGCGCAGCACCCGCAGCCGCCGCGCGCTGCCCTCGTGCTCGTACTGCGGCGGCAG from the Streptomyces xinghaiensis S187 genome contains:
- the lnt gene encoding apolipoprotein N-acyltransferase is translated as MRVTGGSGGSPLDSPWWRGAAALAAGALPALVFPAPGLWWLAYTALVPWLLLIRSAPTGRRAALDGWLGGTGFLLAVHHWLMPSLHVFILLLAGLLGLLWAPWGLLVRRLLSGRPGARSVAAALVLVPSGWLMVELVRSWEYLGGPWGLLGAGQWQVPPALRLASLGGVWLVSLVLVAVNTALAVLVAVPGARRAGLVGVLACAAVAGTAWSAGPLPERSGQARIGLVQPGIVNGVGSVDRRFDREAELTRRLAGRRVDLVVWGESSVGRDLRDRPDLERRLAALSREVGAGILVNVDARRSDRPGIYKSSVLVGPDGVTGERYDKMRLVPFGEYVPARSLLGWATSVGRAATEDRRRGTAPVVTETPAPARASGERLRIGPLVCFESAFPDMSRHLVHEGAEMVIAQSATSSFQDSWAPQQHASLAALRAAETWRPFVHATLTGVSAVHGPRGERIGVRLGTDSSTASVYEVPLARGTSPYVRFGDWAVYGAVLALALFCLREVIRRLSRRRTSPKPPSPPARTAHASPGRPRR
- a CDS encoding Gfo/Idh/MocA family protein; the protein is MVNPAPLRVGCIGLGDIARKAYLPVLAAQPGLELHLHTRTPATLAQVADSHRIPERQRHATLDSLLGAGLDAAFVHAPTSTHAGIVTRLAEAGVPVHVDKPIAYHYADSERIVRLAAERRVSLFVGFNRRFAPAYAQCRDHPRDLILMQKNRIGLPEDPRTFVLDDFIHVVDTLRFLLPGTAEHVDVRTRVRDGLLHHVVLQLSGDGFTAIGVMNRMSGSAEEILEVSGQDTKRQVANLAEITDHKGQPSVRRRGDWVPVARQRGIEQAALFFLDAVRAGRLLTAEDALATHELCERVVTAASGMSGGGTGAG
- a CDS encoding FAD-dependent monooxygenase, which translates into the protein MTQPRAVVIGGGIGGLTAAAALHRHGWSVTVLERSAALEPVGAGIALAPNAQRALDVIDAGDAVRAMSAWQAGGGLRLPGGRWLSRTTSDAAAERFGGPVVIAHRAALVDLLLSRLPAGSVRTGAAGEITDPGAPDRPARVTVTAAEAGPGVRSGGGGSTGPDRASAAPDAVVPPAGGAYPATLDAELVVAADGIHSAARRTLFPAAPAPRYAGFTAWRFVVPEPEQPFEPHETWGRGLVWGTVPLHDGRVYVFATAAVPAGGRAADDERAELLRRFGGWHHPVPALLAAVRPGDILRNDVYAAAAALPAYHRGRVALVGDAAHPMTPNLGQGGCQAVEDAVVLALLTARATPDGPAGGPVGGPARTAAPGGAAPDGTVHALAAYTEARLDRTMEVVRRSGRIGRLTTWSSAPVCALRTALFAAVNKLGSQVALRSLDGIADWSPPSPPYADRPRNPPAVRGRRDVQDRE
- a CDS encoding TetR/AcrR family transcriptional regulator → MVTGAPRASRLTLVADTAIGLLAERGLRGLTHRAVDEAAGLPQGSTSNLARTRAALLELAVRRLAERERAVLAPGEGGLPLSGGLDGLADTLASALHRYLSGHRRLLVARCELALEATRRPELRAVYDAQGRVFREMVEEMLTALGSRAPRRHTLSLIAWCDGILFSCTAGSFHTATPGREELREDIRELLAGMLVRGSRLVSGPRHRAAPQE
- the ung gene encoding uracil-DNA glycosylase, yielding MLPESWRGVLGEELEKPYFAELMAFVEEERAAGPVYPPREEVFAALHATPYDRVKVLVLGQDPYHGEGQGHGLCFSVRPGVRVPPSLRNIYKELKEDLGHPVPDNGFLMPWAEQGVLLLNAVLTVRAGEANSHKGKGWERFTDAVISAVAARPDPAVFVLWGNYAKKKLPLIDTERHTVVQGAHPSPLSAKKFLGSRPFSQIDKAVADHGHTPIDWRIPDLG